The Labeo rohita strain BAU-BD-2019 chromosome 14, IGBB_LRoh.1.0, whole genome shotgun sequence genomic interval tgtatatctTCCTTATTTATCTTCCATGCCTATGCTGTAGATCCCTAGAACAGCAACAGTCAATGACCTTCTTATGGCCACTGACGCTGGCTCTGTTAGCATTTTGATTCTTTTAGATCTTTCCTCTGCATTTGACACTATCTCTCACAGTATTCTCATTTCACAGCTTTCTGCTCTTGGTATTTCTGGAACTGCTTTAGCTTGGTTCACTTCTTATCTGTCTGACCGTCAGCATTACATTACTATCCGCCAGGCTAAATCCTCTACTGCTCCTGTCTCTCATGGTGTTCCTCAGGGTTCTGTTCTTGGGCCTCTACTCTTCATCATCTACATGTTTCCTCTAGGTAAAATCATCCGCCGTCACAGTTTCAACTTCCACTGCTATGCAGATGACACTCAACTCTATATCAGCTTTCGACACTACCATCCCTTTCCCACTAACTCCATTTCAGCTTGTATCGACGACATAAATGCTTGGATGACCAGTAACCTTCTCAAACTCAATACTGATAAAACAGATGTTCTACTTGTTGGTTCACCAAAAAACATTGCTTCTTTCTGTACTGACACTGTTAACTTTTCTGGGATCTTGGTTAGACCTTCCACCACCGTTTAAAATCTGGGtataaattttgactcctatCTCTCTTTCCTACCTCACATTTCTTCGCTTACTAAATCTGCCTTTTATCACCTCCGCAATATAGCTCGTTTACGTCCCTTCTTAAACATCAAGGATGCTGAGAGACTGGTTCACGCTTTCATTACTTCTCGACTTGACTACTgtaattctctttttttttttttttaatggtctaCCAAACACAACATTAAATAAACTCCAAAACATCCAGAACTCTGCTGCTAGGGTCCTCACTTATTCAAAGAAATCCTCGCACATCACTCCCATCCTACACAGACTTCATTGGCTACCCGTTCGCTTCCGCATTCAATGCAAGATTCTCCTCATCACCTTCAAAACACTACATGGTCTGGCCCCCCCCCCCATATATTTCTGCTCTCATTCATACTTACTCCACAGTTCGCACACTCCGTTCTGCAGACAATGGTCTGTTAATTCCTCGCTATAGATTAGCATCGTTCGGAGGACGAGCATTTAGTATCTCTGCCCCTACACTCTGGAATTCTATTCCCAAACACATCCGTGATCTTTCTTCATTACAGGATTTCAAAACCCACCTTAAAACATATCTTTTCTCGTCTTGTTTTCCAGATCTTTGAATATATGATTGGAATTTTGCTATAGATTTGAAGTTTAtctgtattctgtttttttttttttttttttttttttttgtctgttatgTATAAATATTCTTGTTATTGTAAAGCGACCTTGAGCTTCTAGAAAGgcgctatataaaataaacattattattattattattattattattattattattattattattattattattattagttatgaACCACTGACCTAAAAGGAGCACGTTCAGGGAGAATATCAAAGGGCCTAGGACCGAGCCTTGTGGCACAACGTACTTTGCTTCTTTTGGGTTCAGCTATTTTAGCAAAgtcaggtaggatctaaaccagaCTTGTGCCTGTCCACGATTGGCAAACATAAAATGATTACTATGTTTTCTGATCCTGTGTTATCCATGAGGTAAACTGCaccaaataaatgttttcagttGGACTGATGTGAACGCATGCCTTAAGCAGTGAATTTTCACCTACAGCGTGTCCATTCCTATGTCCGAGAGGTACTGGCCCGAGAATGCAGACCTTCTTTTGCACGACAGAGAATGGAGGCTGAACATTCCAGCTCTACAGCAGTTCTAAAGCCTTTTTTGGACAAGAACACTCATTTGAATGAACAAATATTCCAATATCCACCACCGTTTGGTTTCCTGCACATGAAGAACAAGCTTCAGGAGATCATGGACCTCCTACCAGCCTCCTCTGAGGAGAGACATGGAGGGAAGGACTGTCGTCGATGTCTAGTGATTGGAAATGGAGGGATACTGAAAGGATTGGGGCTCGGTCCCCTTTTTAACCAGTTCGATACCATAATCAGGTGAGAGTCTGCTCCACCTAATCTGTCTGATTTTAGCTAAAGGatgtgtgtgagcgtgtgtgtaAGACTCCTGTTTGTGTGCAGATTGAACAGCGGTCCCGTGCGAGGTTTCAGCGCAGACGTCGGGAGCCGCACCTCCATCAGGATGAGTTATCCTGAAGGCTCCCCGAAGGTCTGGGACGACACTGATTCGGATCTCAGATTTGTGGCTGTGATCTATAAGTCTATCGACTTCCACTGGCTTCGTGCGATGATTACCAAGATGTCCGTTGTGAGTGCTTGTTCACGCATTCGACCGATGACGGTCTCGATCAGTACGGTATGTGTGAACGTCACGTTTAACTGTCACCCTTCAGGCGCTGTGGGACCGGCTGTTTTTCTGGCAGAGCGTGTCGACAAGTGTCCCGCTCAAGGCCTCCCAGTTTCGTCTGCTGAATCCAGAGATTATTAGAGAGACGGCCTTCGATCTGCTTCACTATCCCAGTGTTAGAGAACGCATCTGGGGCTGGGACCAGGTGAGCTgcttttaattgcttttttgtATGGGttgttaatttaacacattcatTTGGTGCAATTATGTACAAAATACACTCTAAACCCggttaagttgaatttacttaaaaaacttaaggaaactggttgccctaaaatatttaagtaacgtttactggaaaacttgaagtaatcattacttaaatataagagtcattttaacaaccattttaagttgaatttacttaatgcttttaatttatgtaattactCCATTCCTCTAATAggtactcactgactcccagagtgcattgcgacatgaataaattatgcaattgctttgctttactgttgttgtttgtatttgccaatttcatttgctgtcttgtgtcagtagtagcacaacaaaaaacaaacaaacaaaaagctcataaaatggttattgatacagttaataaaaataaataaaattgagttgttaccattgttgtgattcacacgctgaatgttgaagtctgtgtgtgactcacgcactttaccccaaatattaaaagattgtaTCAACACAGATACAAGCTTCTTGTAGTGttcataaaaaatagaaaaacagtaaaatcgtAAAAGATCAGTAATCAACATGAAAAGTATGCaacctaatgatttaattagaatataggtcaccttctaaaagcaacctatttattacttttctttctttttttatttatttttattttttatttaacctttatttaaccagAAAAAACTCTCTGAGATTAAAAATCTCTTTCACAGGAGTGTCCTGGCCAAAATGTGCAGCAGTACAATCAATTACATCACAAATAAACatcacacaaacagactaaaGACACCTAAAAACAATTGCATATTGTTAGATCAACTTCCATTTGCCGGataactgatttaaaatgatctaaagTCAGCAGATTTTcgaattttaatttagattggaGGAAATTCCAATCAAACGGCGCTGCATACCTAAAAGACTTCTTACCTAGCTCAGTTCGAGTAAAAGGAACAGAAAGAGTATAACAATTTTGCGAACGAAGATAATATTTCTTGGTAATTTTCGGTTGCATAAAACAGCAGAGATAAGAAGGCAACAACCCCAAGAAggctttataaataattaagtaccaATGCATTTTTCTTCTAGTAGACAGAGAAGGCCAACCTACTCTATGATACAAAGTGCAATGATGAGTTGAAGATTTACAATCTGATATGAACCTTAGAGCACCGTGATAAATGGCATCTAAGGAAGAAAGAAGATAAGAAGGTGCAAACTGATATACAACATCACCATAATCGAGAACGGAGAGAAAAGTAGCAGAGactaatttcttttttacattgAATGAGAAGCAAAACTTGTTCCTGAAATAAAACCcaagcttaattttcaatttattcTTCAGTTGAGTGATATGAGAACTAAAAGATAGGGCATCATCAACTATGATGCCAAGATATTTGTATTCTTTTACTAATTCAATTACTGTACCTTGCAGAGTCTGAAGAGGTACTAAATTATTTTCAGGGATTTTTTTTGAGTTAGAAAATAACATATACTTGGTTTTGTCAGTATTCAGAACAAGTTTTAAACTGTGAAGCCTTGACTGAATAATATTAAAAGCTGACTGAAGCTTAAACAAGGATTGCTGTCCAGAGGAAGCGCTACTATACATGACAGAATCATCtgcataaaaatgaaagttgGCATCCTGAATATCATAATCGAGGCTATTTATATAAATGGTAAATAAAAGCGGCCCCAGCACCGATCCTTGGGGAACACCTTTTAAAATCTCTAATGAGTCAGATTTTTTACCTTCGGTTTGAACACACTGGGTTCTTCCACTCAGATAGTTTTTAAACCAAGAAATAACATGACTTGATAAACCAACAACCTTCAGTCTGTGCAGCAATATTCCATGATCCACTGTATCGAAAGCCTttgataaatcaataaaaagcgAAGCACAAAATTCACCATTGTCCATTGAACTTACAATGTCATTTAAGACTTTCAAAATTGCCGTTGTAGTACTGTGTTTT includes:
- the st3gal5 gene encoding lactosylceramide alpha-2,3-sialyltransferase isoform X1, with protein sequence MGRTIRQWHCQPSRRLLIPLLSLLLILLVLLLKLPIFRKDPKPVEVPVDPIYRQRVHSYVREVLARECRPSFARQRMEAEHSSSTAVLKPFLDKNTHLNEQIFQYPPPFGFLHMKNKLQEIMDLLPASSEERHGGKDCRRCLVIGNGGILKGLGLGPLFNQFDTIIRLNSGPVRGFSADVGSRTSIRMSYPEGSPKVWDDTDSDLRFVAVIYKSIDFHWLRAMITKMSVALWDRLFFWQSVSTSVPLKASQFRLLNPEIIRETAFDLLHYPSVRERIWGWDQNVPTLGVSALNLATYLCDEVSLAGFGYNLSRKDAPLHYYGNSLMTSMLKEAMHNVRTETVFLKRLVASGSITDLTGGVHCNFC
- the st3gal5 gene encoding lactosylceramide alpha-2,3-sialyltransferase isoform X2 — encoded protein: MGRTIRQWHCQPRRLLIPLLSLLLILLVLLLKLPIFRKDPKPVEVPVDPIYRQRVHSYVREVLARECRPSFARQRMEAEHSSSTAVLKPFLDKNTHLNEQIFQYPPPFGFLHMKNKLQEIMDLLPASSEERHGGKDCRRCLVIGNGGILKGLGLGPLFNQFDTIIRLNSGPVRGFSADVGSRTSIRMSYPEGSPKVWDDTDSDLRFVAVIYKSIDFHWLRAMITKMSVALWDRLFFWQSVSTSVPLKASQFRLLNPEIIRETAFDLLHYPSVRERIWGWDQNVPTLGVSALNLATYLCDEVSLAGFGYNLSRKDAPLHYYGNSLMTSMLKEAMHNVRTETVFLKRLVASGSITDLTGGVHCNFC